A region of Catenibacterium mitsuokai DNA encodes the following proteins:
- the amrS gene encoding AmmeMemoRadiSam system radical SAM enzyme encodes MARCDLCPHQCVLKEGQTGFCHQRINKEGSIVLKDYGAITSLSLDPIEKKPLYHFYPNTKILSVGSYGCNMKCPFCQNYTISQDKGSSTQVHTTPEKLVEVALDLKKEGNIGIAFTYNEPLISYEFIYDTFVLCKKHDLKTVIVSNGMIEEKYIKELSPLVDAWNIDLKGFKEDIYKKLSGDLNTVKKSIYHASTSHLEVTSLIVPGINDHLEDMEEEAKWLASIDPNIVLHITRYFPEYHYHESPTSIELIDQMVEVAKKYLKNVYRGNC; translated from the coding sequence ATGGCTAGATGTGATTTATGTCCTCATCAATGTGTATTAAAAGAAGGACAGACAGGATTCTGTCATCAAAGAATCAATAAAGAAGGAAGCATAGTACTTAAAGACTATGGTGCTATTACATCACTGTCTTTAGATCCTATTGAAAAGAAGCCTCTCTATCATTTTTATCCAAATACAAAGATTCTATCTGTCGGTTCTTATGGCTGTAATATGAAATGTCCTTTCTGTCAGAACTATACAATATCGCAGGATAAAGGTTCTTCTACACAGGTGCATACAACACCTGAAAAACTTGTTGAAGTCGCCTTAGATCTCAAAAAAGAAGGGAATATCGGTATTGCGTTTACTTATAATGAACCACTGATCAGCTATGAGTTTATTTATGATACATTTGTATTATGTAAGAAGCATGATTTAAAGACTGTTATTGTCTCTAATGGAATGATAGAAGAGAAATATATAAAGGAGTTATCTCCTTTAGTAGATGCATGGAATATTGATTTAAAAGGATTTAAAGAAGATATTTATAAGAAGTTATCAGGTGACTTAAACACAGTAAAGAAGAGTATTTACCATGCTTCTACAAGTCATCTAGAAGTCACTTCTTTGATTGTCCCTGGTATCAATGATCATTTAGAAGATATGGAAGAAGAAGCAAAGTGGTTAGCGTCTATTGATCCGAATATAGTGTTACATATCACACGTTATTTTCCTGAGTATCATTATCATGAATCTCCTACATCTATAGAACTTATTGACCAAATGGTAGAAGTAGCTAAGAAATATTTGAAGAATGTATATAGAGGTAATTGTTAG
- a CDS encoding MurR/RpiR family transcriptional regulator, translating to MFNEEKIKSFSTTDMRIYNYILKHSIQFPYMSIRELADEIPTSTASIMRFVKKMGYDSFPELKYAYKKEEKEVSLYMVNDLDETIDCLKKFNTPYYQDLFKEIAYILGDANMIIFDGMGDSAKIAEYAARRFSSNGFFSAALTDPYQKISMDGTNIVVVMLSISGDTVELFRKANAYKAAGSTLITITASDDNTLAKMSDYHISYYINDVRNELSSHTTQVPALSIIEILSNMTLHMCHNTLQ from the coding sequence ATGTTTAATGAAGAAAAGATTAAAAGCTTTAGTACAACAGATATGCGTATATATAACTATATATTGAAGCACAGCATTCAATTCCCTTATATGAGTATAAGAGAACTCGCAGATGAGATTCCTACATCTACAGCTTCTATTATGCGTTTTGTGAAAAAAATGGGATATGACAGTTTTCCTGAATTAAAATATGCTTATAAGAAAGAAGAAAAAGAAGTCTCTCTTTATATGGTCAATGACCTAGATGAAACTATCGACTGTTTAAAGAAGTTCAATACCCCTTATTATCAGGATTTATTCAAAGAAATCGCATATATACTAGGTGATGCGAATATGATTATTTTTGATGGTATGGGTGATTCAGCTAAGATTGCAGAATATGCAGCAAGACGCTTTTCTAGTAATGGTTTCTTTAGTGCTGCCTTAACAGATCCATACCAGAAGATATCAATGGATGGTACTAATATAGTTGTTGTTATGTTGTCTATCTCAGGTGATACGGTAGAACTTTTTAGAAAAGCCAATGCTTATAAAGCAGCAGGCAGTACTTTAATCACAATTACTGCATCAGACGATAATACACTCGCAAAAATGAGTGATTATCATATCAGCTATTATATTAATGATGTAAGAAATGAACTTTCTTCCCATACAACTCAGGTACCTGCATTAAGCATTATTGAAATACTTTCTAATATGACATTGCATATGTGTCACAATACGTTACAATAG
- a CDS encoding PTS sugar transporter subunit IIC → MEAIQSFMERYFVPLAAKINGQRHVAAVRDAFTLSFPLTMGGSMVLLINYVLLDPTGFIAKLLHLGDLIPNLAQYQAVLSSVINGTTNILSIIIAFLVAYQLAQEMGGDKVLCGITSLSSFFILYPAAQAFAGKNAGTGLTTTYFGAQGLFVALLVGLLTTELLTRFGRNEKLRIKMPERVPPAVAQSFNLLIPMMLVLAIMGVLNYLFSMITPEGIQVVVYNAIQAPLTSLGSSMGTIIVFVLVQQMLWIVGIHGPNTLSALRSVIFTEQGNANLAYVAAHGSAWGAPYPVNWGSINDAFGNGGGSGATLGLIAAMFLVGRKNKGEYSICKMSLVPGLFNINEPIMFGLPIVMNPMYVIPFILAPIVCNLIGYFCVCVIKIIPPVAYSVAWTTPGFLTPFLGSGANSIMALVIGILCLVVSTIIYLPFVAASTRAAIKKEAEEAGENNA, encoded by the coding sequence ATGGAAGCAATTCAAAGCTTTATGGAACGTTACTTCGTACCATTAGCTGCAAAAATCAATGGTCAGCGCCATGTGGCAGCCGTGCGTGATGCGTTCACTTTATCATTCCCACTCACAATGGGTGGGTCAATGGTTTTACTTATTAACTATGTATTATTAGATCCTACAGGATTCATCGCAAAATTACTTCACTTAGGTGATTTAATTCCAAACTTAGCTCAGTATCAGGCTGTTTTAAGTTCTGTTATCAATGGTACAACTAATATCTTATCAATCATCATCGCATTCTTAGTGGCTTATCAGTTAGCTCAGGAAATGGGTGGAGATAAAGTATTATGTGGTATTACATCTCTTTCATCTTTCTTTATTCTTTATCCTGCTGCTCAGGCATTTGCAGGTAAGAATGCAGGAACTGGTTTAACAACTACTTACTTTGGTGCACAGGGATTATTCGTTGCATTATTAGTAGGTCTATTAACTACAGAATTATTAACTCGTTTTGGTAGAAATGAAAAGTTAAGAATCAAGATGCCAGAAAGGGTACCTCCTGCAGTAGCACAGTCATTTAACTTATTAATCCCAATGATGTTAGTACTTGCCATCATGGGTGTATTAAACTACTTATTCTCAATGATTACTCCTGAAGGTATTCAGGTTGTTGTTTATAACGCTATCCAGGCTCCATTAACATCTCTTGGAAGCTCTATGGGTACAATCATCGTATTCGTATTAGTACAGCAGATGTTATGGATTGTAGGTATCCATGGTCCTAACACTTTAAGTGCATTACGTTCAGTTATCTTCACAGAACAGGGAAACGCAAACTTAGCTTATGTTGCAGCTCACGGTTCTGCATGGGGTGCACCTTACCCAGTTAACTGGGGTTCAATCAACGATGCATTTGGTAATGGTGGAGGATCAGGTGCAACTCTAGGTTTAATTGCAGCTATGTTCCTCGTAGGTAGAAAGAATAAAGGTGAATATTCTATTTGTAAGATGTCATTAGTTCCAGGACTATTCAACATCAATGAACCAATCATGTTCGGTTTACCAATCGTTATGAACCCAATGTATGTTATTCCATTCATCTTAGCGCCAATCGTATGTAACCTCATTGGTTATTTCTGTGTATGTGTCATTAAGATCATCCCACCAGTTGCTTATTCAGTTGCTTGGACAACTCCAGGATTCTTAACACCATTCTTAGGATCAGGTGCTAACAGCATTATGGCATTAGTTATCGGTATTCTTTGCTTAGTCGTAAGTACAATTATCTACTTACCATTCGTTGCAGCAAGCACAAGAGCCGCTATCAAAAAAGAAGCAGAAGAAGCAGGAGAAAACAATGCGTAA
- a CDS encoding 6-phospho-beta-glucosidase codes for MRKDFLWGGAVAAHQVEGGFNEGGKGPNVSDMMTVGSATTRRKITKTIEPDQFYPNHTAIDFYHHYKEDIALFKEMGFKCFRTSISWARIFPMGDEETPNEEGLKFYDDMFDELLKNGIQPVITLSHFEMPYHLVEKYGGWRNRKMITFFVRFAKVCFERYHNKVKYWMTFNEINNQANYEADVAVFTNSGIIFEEGEDKERTVYQAAHYELVASAMAIKEGHAIDPSMMIGCMIAMTPIYPYSCNPDDMLKAVGANHKRFWYMDVHARGRYPGYMKSFFERKNFNLDITEEDLAVLPQGTVDYIGFSYYMSFAVKGDGDVNLDYNEETDLCDNPYISKTEWGWPIDAKGLRYSLNWMYDRYNLPLFIVENGFGAVDQMVDGKVHDQYRIDYLKAHIEEMKNAVDIDGVDLLGYTVWGCIDCVSFGTGEMKKRYGFIYVDKDNAGHGTLARSKKDSFDWYKKVIESNGEKL; via the coding sequence ATGCGTAAAGACTTCTTATGGGGTGGAGCAGTTGCTGCACATCAGGTAGAAGGTGGATTTAATGAAGGTGGTAAAGGACCAAATGTCTCAGATATGATGACAGTTGGTTCTGCCACTACTCGTAGAAAGATCACTAAAACAATTGAACCTGATCAGTTCTACCCAAATCATACAGCGATTGATTTCTATCACCACTATAAGGAAGATATCGCTTTATTTAAAGAAATGGGATTTAAATGTTTTAGAACATCTATTTCCTGGGCAAGAATCTTCCCAATGGGAGATGAAGAAACACCAAATGAAGAAGGCTTAAAGTTCTATGATGATATGTTTGATGAACTATTAAAGAATGGTATTCAGCCAGTCATCACATTATCACACTTTGAAATGCCTTATCATTTAGTAGAAAAATATGGTGGATGGAGAAACAGAAAGATGATTACATTCTTTGTAAGATTCGCAAAAGTATGTTTCGAAAGATACCACAATAAAGTTAAATACTGGATGACTTTCAATGAAATCAACAACCAGGCGAACTATGAAGCAGACGTAGCTGTATTTACTAACTCAGGTATTATATTTGAAGAAGGTGAAGACAAAGAACGTACTGTTTATCAGGCAGCGCATTATGAGCTTGTTGCAAGTGCGATGGCTATTAAAGAAGGACATGCCATTGATCCTTCTATGATGATTGGCTGCATGATTGCGATGACACCTATTTATCCTTATTCATGTAATCCAGATGATATGTTGAAGGCAGTAGGTGCTAACCATAAGCGTTTCTGGTATATGGATGTTCATGCAAGAGGACGTTATCCAGGTTATATGAAATCTTTCTTTGAAAGAAAGAACTTCAATCTAGATATTACTGAAGAAGACTTAGCTGTTCTTCCTCAGGGTACAGTAGATTATATTGGATTTAGTTATTATATGTCATTTGCGGTTAAGGGTGATGGAGATGTCAACCTTGACTATAATGAAGAAACAGATTTATGTGATAACCCATATATTTCTAAGACTGAATGGGGATGGCCAATTGATGCGAAAGGTTTAAGATATAGCTTAAACTGGATGTATGACCGTTATAACCTTCCTCTATTTATTGTAGAAAATGGCTTCGGTGCAGTGGATCAGATGGTAGATGGAAAAGTACATGACCAGTACCGTATTGATTACCTTAAAGCGCATATCGAAGAAATGAAAAATGCAGTAGATATTGATGGTGTAGACTTATTAGGTTATACTGTTTGGGGATGTATTGACTGTGTTAGCTTTGGTACGGGTGAAATGAAGAAACGTTATGGTTTCATTTATGTAGATAAAGATAATGCAGGTCATGGAACACTTGCAAGAAGCAAGAAGGATTCCTTTGATTGGTATAAGAAAGTAATAGAAAGTAACGGAGAAAAATTATGA
- a CDS encoding ROK family protein, whose product MKKYLVLDVGGSAIKYAVMDAEKNIYERGKVPTPLDCLDSFVNSVESLYNTYSDVSGIAMSMPGRIDPNKGYCYTGGALAYNHDINMAELLSERCGVRVTIGNDAKCAANAELGFGSLQDIQDGAVVILGTAIGGALIKDHKVLSGCRFGAGEFSNIITDYHKPYDGDTSWYASNGINGLLLHIQEALETEEHFTGEEIFEMANNGNEAVLKGLNQFCLETAVQIYNINQIFDCEKVAIGGGISAQPLLLELIKKNFDEIYNSCYASTLPPEIVVCEYRNDANLIGALYQHLN is encoded by the coding sequence ATGAAAAAATACTTAGTTCTAGATGTTGGTGGCAGTGCTATTAAATATGCAGTAATGGATGCAGAAAAGAATATATATGAAAGAGGTAAGGTACCTACTCCCTTAGATTGCCTTGATTCATTTGTGAATAGCGTTGAATCTCTATATAATACATATTCTGATGTATCTGGTATTGCGATGAGTATGCCAGGAAGAATTGATCCTAATAAGGGTTATTGTTACACTGGTGGTGCTTTAGCTTATAATCATGATATAAATATGGCAGAATTACTATCTGAGCGTTGTGGTGTAAGAGTCACAATTGGTAATGATGCAAAATGTGCCGCTAATGCAGAACTAGGTTTTGGTAGTCTTCAGGATATTCAGGACGGTGCTGTAGTGATTCTTGGCACAGCTATTGGTGGCGCTTTAATTAAGGATCATAAGGTATTAAGCGGATGTAGATTTGGTGCAGGTGAATTTTCTAATATCATCACTGATTATCATAAGCCATATGATGGTGATACATCTTGGTATGCAAGTAATGGAATCAATGGATTATTATTACATATCCAGGAAGCATTAGAAACAGAAGAACATTTTACAGGTGAAGAAATCTTTGAAATGGCAAATAATGGAAATGAAGCTGTCTTAAAAGGATTAAATCAGTTCTGTTTAGAAACTGCAGTACAGATCTACAACATCAATCAGATCTTTGATTGTGAAAAAGTAGCCATTGGCGGAGGTATTAGTGCACAGCCATTACTATTAGAACTTATCAAAAAGAACTTTGATGAAATCTATAATTCATGTTATGCAAGCACATTGCCACCAGAAATCGTAGTTTGTGAATATCGTAATGATGCGAACTTAATCGGTGCTTTATATCAGCACTTAAATTAA
- a CDS encoding RDD family protein, with the protein MWNKLRNEPVNKTGYIKRIIAYGIDWYLGSVLSSLPLILLYMSLHKDAVYIPQQLSIFKGYYQVLAGVLSLSVAFVYYVVLPIIWKGQTLGKKLLGLKIVNDNYQEVNVKQLIIRQVIMIFLVEGSIYTCSNMLHQLVNVLTGYNIASIWNKVGLVITILSAILVIILKSKKSLHDIVSHTLVVDIKSEDYKNMLLSIEKKNKKQNKKMKKRFA; encoded by the coding sequence ATGTGGAATAAATTAAGAAATGAACCTGTGAATAAAACAGGTTATATCAAACGTATAATCGCTTATGGTATTGATTGGTATTTAGGAAGTGTCTTATCATCACTTCCTCTTATTTTGTTATATATGTCTCTTCATAAGGATGCTGTCTATATTCCTCAGCAGTTATCTATATTTAAGGGATATTATCAAGTACTTGCAGGTGTTCTTTCACTCTCAGTTGCATTTGTGTACTATGTCGTATTACCTATAATCTGGAAAGGACAGACTTTAGGAAAGAAACTACTTGGTTTAAAGATTGTGAATGACAACTATCAAGAAGTGAATGTGAAACAACTGATCATCAGACAGGTTATTATGATCTTCTTAGTAGAAGGAAGTATTTATACATGCAGTAATATGCTTCATCAGTTAGTCAATGTCTTAACTGGATACAATATTGCCTCTATCTGGAATAAAGTAGGACTCGTTATTACTATATTATCTGCAATACTTGTGATTATCTTAAAGTCTAAGAAATCATTACATGATATTGTCTCACATACACTTGTTGTAGACATTAAGTCAGAAGACTACAAGAATATGTTGTTGAGTATTGAAAAGAAAAATAAGAAACAGAATAAGAAAATGAAAAAGAGATTTGCATAA